The Treponema sp. OMZ 790 genome includes the window AACCCTGTACAAACTTCGGCTAAAACGCCTATAGCCATGACCGTTAAAAAGTTATGTTTAGGATTTTCAGGATGTCCGTTTACATATTTAAAAGAATAGGTTTTGGAATCTCCTATGGGCATGAGCTCAATAACTCCGATAGGACTGTGATGAGCCATTCTTGGAACTTTATCAAAATCGTTCCATCTTTTATAATCTTCTTCCAAATACGGAACAAGTCTTTCAATAACCTTTTCGGCACCTACAGATTTAAGATACTTTGCCATTGTAGGCAAATCAATATACTTCGTTTTCAACATATTAACCTCCTCAATGTTGATTCTACAGTAATGATACACGCTTTTTTTGATTTTGTCTATACAACATATATAATCTCCAGCTCAAATTATTTTTTCTGCCCCGGATTATATTTTTTATTTTTAAAAAAATCTTCAGCAAGTTCTTTGACTTCTTTGTTAAGCCATATAATTCCTACCATGTTTGGAATAACAACGAGGGCAAGGGTTATATCGAGTATAAAGCCTGCATGTTCAAATTTTATAAAAGCTGCCGCAGCAATCATTAAAGTAGCAATGAATCTAACTAATTTTCCTATAAATGTTCCAAAACAATATTCCGCACATTTTTCACAATAGTAAACAATTACCAAAATAGTAGATAAAACAAATAAGAAAAGCGAAATAGATATGATAACAGAACCGGTAAACCCAAAGGAAAGATTAAAAGCTCTTTCTACGGCAATACTTGAAAATTCGCTTTGTTTCCATATTCCTGTTGTTAATACAACTAATGCAGACATTGTACAAACAAGAAGGGTGTCCACAAGCACTTCAAAAACACCCCACATACCCTGTCTACAAGGATGGTCGGTAATTGCCGTTGAATGTGCGTAAGGGGCAGACCCCATACCGGCTTCGTTGGAATAAACTCCGCGGGCAACACCCTTTTGAATAGCCAATAAAATTCCGCCTCCTATACTTCCTCCTGCAATTGCAGCAGGATTAAAGGCTCCGATAAAAATCATCTTAAATGCCGACGGAACATTTTTAATGTTTATCAAAATAATTATCAAAGAACATACTGTATATAACAGAGCCATAAACGGAACAAGGTATTCCGTTACCTTGCTTATACGTTTGATACCGCCGTATACAACCAATCCTACAAGCACAAAAATAAATCCGATAGCAACATAGCGGGTTGCAGCAATATCGGTATTAAAAAAACTCTCTCCCAGCTTTTCGATGGGGCCTACAGCAGACAATGTTTGCAATGTAATTGAAGGTAATATTTCAAGCATAAAGAAAAAGGATACACAAAATCCTAAAACCTTACCTATTTTTCCTCCTATTCCTTTTTTTAAGTAGTATGCAGGACCGCCCACATACTCTTGTAAGGCATTTTGTTCGCGGTATTTAATGCCGAGAACAATTTCCGCAAACTTTGTAGCCTGCCCTAAAATAGCTGTTACCCACATCCAAAAAACGGCACCCGGGCCTGCTGCAAAGATAATAGTAGGAACTACAACAATATTGGCAGCTCCTATCGATGATGCCAAAGCAGCCGTTGCCGCTTGAAATGGAGTTACGGTACCTGTTCCTTCTCCTTTGGTAAATATCTTACCAAATGTTTGCTTCAAGATAAATCCCAAATATTTAAACTGGAAAAACCCCAAACGCAAAGTAATCAAAAAACCTCCGCCGACAAGTAGAATTAATAGCGGCGGCCCCCAAAGCCAATCTGCAAAGCTGCTAAGACTTTCAATTAAAGTATTCATACTATACCTCCTACAAAATATTGAATTATCATTAACAATAATTATAACACAATGTTTTATAAAAATCGATAATAAAAACTTAGGAGTCAAATAAAACAGGTTAAAAATAAACCGCTTACAAGATAACATCTTGTAAGCGGTTTTCTATTTTAGAAAAAGCATTTTAATTGTCTTATTCAACAAAGGCGTACTTTAGATTATAGGTACCCGGATAAAACTGTTTAACTCCTTTTAATCTTTTTTGCATAAAGATATTATAGGTCTGGTTTGCATAGGGAGCAATTCCGCATTCGTCGGCCAATAAAATCATTTCCGCTTTTTTAAAACATTCCAACTGTTCGTTAAAATCGGAGCTTTTCTTTGCCTTTTGAACCAAGTCTGTATACTCCTTATTTTCCCAGCCTATCGGAACAATTTTGTTGCCGGGTAAAAAAAGATCCAGATATCTTGCCGGCGTATCAATGCCGCCTCCCCAGGATTTAAAACCAACCTGATAGTCCAAGCTCTTATTCCGTTTTTTAAAGACCGTTCCCTCAATTTTATCAAGCTCTACATTTACTCCAAGTACGCTTGAAAGACGATTTTGTAAATATTCGTCAAACTTGGAACTTTCGTGTGATGGGAACATTATAGAAATCGTTATTTTTGACGGGTCATCCCCAAGTCCGAGCTCTTTTAAGCCTTCAATAAAATGAGATTTAGGATCAGATACTTTTTTTATCAATTCCTGAATCGGCTCACCTGCAAGACTGCGGTAATTTTTACCTTCAAGCTCGGTTGCAATCGAAACAAAGCCGTAGGCCGGTTTATAAATATCGTCAAACAAGTCCGTGCAAATTTCTTTGCGGTCAAGACTTGCCGAAAGAGCTTGACGAATTTTTTTGTTTGAAAATAGCTTATCCTTTTGATTCATAAAAATATATTGAACTCGGCTGTCAACTCCGTGTATTTCGGCAAAGCGGTTTTCTTTTTTTAGCTTGTTTATCCAGCTTATGGAATAAGCATTTGCAATATCGATGCTTCCGTTTAAAAGTTCGCCTAAGGCGGCATTTTCTTCATTTATTATTTTAAATGTAAGAGCATCTATTTTTACCCTTTCGGCATTCCAAAATTTATCGTTTTTAACGAGCTCAATCTTGCTGTTATGTACCCAAGTTTTTATCTTAAAGGCCCCGCTGCAAATTATTTTTTCGGCCTCACTTCCATAGGATAATCCGAATTGGTTTATAATATCTTCCCTCTGGGGAGGAATTTTTGCAGCAAATTCATGAAGATTTTTTATGGGATTTTCAGTTATAATTTGAAGAGTTTTTTCGTCAAGGACCTTGATGCCTATTTCGGAATAATCCAGTTTTCCTTTTAAAATGGCTTGGGCATTTTTGATATAGTCGTAGTACATTGCCATGGGAGAGGCAGATTCGGCATTGATGATACGGCGAATACTGTACACAAAGTCTTCAGCCCTTATCTTTACGCCGTCAGACCAATAGGCCTCACGCAATTTAAAAGTCCATTCGGTATAATCGGCATTATGAGTCCAAGACTCGGCAAGGGCCGGAAGAACCTTTCTTTCCCCATTATCTTCGGTTAAGATATCGGTAAGGTTTTCGTTTATATAGTCCAGCACTATAAAAGAATACCTATCCGAAGCCTTTGCAGCATCCAAAATACTCGGTTCTGCACCCAATGAGGCCGTAACAACTTTGGGCCCATCAATTTTTTTATTGCCTCCGCAGGCAAAAAAAAGCAGCACGAATGCTGCAAGAAAAATAATTTTTATAGTCTTCATTTAAACCTCGGCTTGCACTATAGCAAATTTTAGATGATTTTTCCAGCGGGTAAAAATAGAGCAGCAAGAAGCTATAAGATGGTTAAAATTCTATAAAAAAGATTCAAATAGTTTACCGAAAAGGAGGCCCCAGCCGTCAACCATAACAAAAAGAATCAATTTAAACGGCATAGATATTTGAATAGGAGGCAGCATTATCATACCCATCGACATAAGTATACTGGCCACAATCATATCTATTATAATAAAGGGCAGGTACAAAAATATACCTATCTGAAAAGCTATTGTAAGTTCATGCAGAATAAAGGCTGCAATCAAAATATGCGTCGGAACATCTGCAAGAGTATTCGGCTTTGGGAGTTTTGCCATAGCCATAAAGGTACGGATGTGTGCAGGATTTTTTTGCATTTGCTTGTACATAAAATACCGCATAGGTTTTTCCGCCTCTTTATAAGCTTCTTCTATTCCGATTTGTCCCTCGCTCATAGGTTTATAGGAATTATTGTATATCTGAGTGAAGGTCGGCCACATAATAAAAAGAGTCAAAAAGAAAGCTATTCCGTTTAAAACCTGAGTCGGAGGCACTTGCTGCAAAGACAAAGCCCTTTTCACAAAATCCAAAACAATACTCAAACGCAAAAAGCTCGTCATCAGCATTAAAAGACTCGGAGCTATCGAAATAAGAGTAATAAAAATTAAAAGCTGAACGGAAAAGGCCACATCCTTATTTGTGGAAGGTTCCCGTATCGAAAAATCGATAAAAGGAATGCGCCCAGCCTGTCTGTTAGGGTCGGCATCCGTTCTTCCGGCTGTAGAGCCTTCAGGAAACCTTGCTTGCGAAAAAACCTGAAGCGGAACAAAAAGGACCATGACGAAAAAGATTACAACTAAAAATCTTTTTTTCATTCTCTTTCCTCCGGCTGTCCTTTTGCGGCATTATTTAATCTTTCTCTTTGCGCTTCAAAAAAATTGACATCAATGCCGTTATTTTTTGTGTTTTTAAAAACCGACGAAAGCATAGAAGCAAAATCCCGTTTGGGCAAGGAACTGCGCCGTTCGGCTTCCAAATTCATGGTATCGACCAAAATTTTATCTTCAACTTCTCCTATCATGTTTATTGAAGAATCGGTAACTCCTACAAGATAGGCTTTTTCGCCCAATGTGATTACATGGATACTTTTACCTTGAGCAAGGTTGATTGAAGCAACGCTTTTTAAATAAGGATCTTCAGAAGAAAAAGTTGTCGAATATTTTTTTATGAATTTAAGTACAACGTAAGCTAAAATACATACAACCAGCAAAGAAATAAGTATACGCAAAAGAACGGAAACAGAAGATTGAGATCTTTCTGCAACATTCAAATCAAAGCCTGTCTCATTTCTTGAAGGTAAATCTTCTGTTCTATCCGTAGTCTTTTCCGTATCTGCATCCAGCAAAATACCCGACTCGGAAGGTAAGGCCTCATCACCTGTAGAAGGACTGTCACCTTCAGCAAACAACAAGACCGAAAACAAAAAGAAAAGAACAAAAGAAAGTTTTTTTCTTAACCTCATTAAAGCCCCCACCCGATTTTAATTTTATATATCCGAAATACGCTCCGCCGGAGACAAAATTTCGGTAATACGGACACCGAAACTTTCTTCTATAACTACAACCTCGCCCTTGGCTATAGGTTTGTGGTTTACAAGAACATCGACAGGTTCACCGGCAAGCTTATCAAGCTCAATAATGTGCCCCTCACCCATTCCGAGGATTTCTTTAATCATTCGCTTTGTGCGCCCTAATTCTACGGTCATTTCCATGTAGACGTCCATGATAAGACCGATATTACCCTGCTCTTCCTGACTTACAAAACCCTGAAGGGGCGGAAATTGAACAGGCTGAACATTAGCGCCCATTCCCATTTGAGGCATCATGCCCATATTATTCATAGCCTGCATACTTCCTCCTTGCTGAGGCGATCCTTGGGCCATACCGGAACCGAACATTTGCTGTGCAGGGCCTCCTGCTTGCATAGCCCCCATCTGCATACCGCCCATCATTCCGTTTTGCATTGCGCCCATATTTTGCATACCTCCCATTGCCGCCATGCCTTGTGCTCCGGCATCTCCTCCCATAGTCTGCATTGAAGGATCAGGCCCTGCAATAGCAGAAGCTATTTTATCGACAACATCTTCAGGAAGAATCTCCCATAATTGGTATGCTGAGTCATCAAGCTGTACATTATACGTGACACTTATAAAGCTGCGCTGAGGCAATCTCATCATAGCCTTAGGAACATGTGAAGATTCTGCCGGAGCAGATGAAACGCCGGTAAGCCCGGCACGCTCAAGGTAACTAAGTTCCGTACCGACATATTGAGCTATTGTCTCGCTTATAACCGAAAGGGCCATATCGTCTATTTCTACGCTGTCTTCATGGTTAACCAAGCTGACTATTTTTTTTGCAAGCTCAGGTGTCATCATAAAGGCATGATCACCTGTCATAGATCCTGAAAAATCAATGAGGGTCGCAACCGCCATTTCGGAAACCTTTCTTAAAAAGGTCTCCCTATCTGAAAGCTCGATAACCGGCTCCGAAATAGCGACACTTTTACCGGTCATAGACTCCAAATTAGAAGATAGCCCCGGAATATTTTCTTTTATAAATTGAAGCAAGGCTGTTTTTTTAAAACTAGCCAAATCATCGCCTGCACCTGCAGCAGGGGCCGGTGCAATTCCGCCTCCGCCTACTCCCGATAACAAGGCATCTATTTCATCTTGAGAAATTGAACCATCACTCATACAACTCATCTCCTTCCGATGTTAATTCTTCGAATTCATCACCGCTAATATCTTCTATTTTTTCCAAAATCTGAACTGCTAATTTTTTACCCTTTACACCGGGCTGGCAGGAGAATTTAGGCCTGCTTCCTACTGTGAGTTTAAAGGGATCCCCTACCCTTACGTTGGGTAAGCGTACAACGTCTCCGGCTCTCAAATTAAGAACGTCCCTGATTGAAACATCCAAGGAACCTACCTCGGCAACCATGTCAACTTCAACCGAAGAAAGTTTATCCTTAATCGCAGCCGCATATTGACCTGTTGAAGCCCTCCTGACCGAAGAAAACCAAAACTGTGTCGATAATTTTGAAATAATCGGTTCAAGGGTAATATAAGGAAGACAGATATTCATCATTCCTTCTTCTTCACCGACTTTGGTTTCCAAGGTTACCAAAAGAACCATTTCCGAAGGGGTTACAATCTGAACAAATTGCGGGTTGGTATCTATGTTTCCCAAACGGGGACGTAAATCGACTACGGTAGTCCATGCTTCCCTCATATTTGCAAGGATACGGACTATAACTCCTTCCATAACCGAGCTTTCGATTTCGGTCAATTCTCTTTGAACCTTTGAGCCCTGTCCTTTACCGCCGAACAAGCGGTCTATAATCGAAAAGGTAACCGAAGGGTCTATTTCCAAAAGAGCACTTGCCCTTAAAGGATCCATGTTGATAATCGCCAAGGTCGTCGGCGTAGGTATTGATCTTATAAATTCTTCATACGTAAGCTGTTCTACAGTTGCTACGTGAACATGAGCCATGCTTCGCAGCTGAGCCGAAAGAGAGGTGGTTGTGAGACGGGCAAAGGTTTCATGCATCATCTGTACCGTCCTCATCTGCTCTTTAGAAAATTTATCGGGACGTTTGAAGTCGTAAATTTTTATTTTACGGGTATCGTTAACGGCACGAAAATCTTCAGTATCCGTATCCCCTGAGCTTATTGCGGTGAGAAGCTGATCTATTTCATCCTGCGAAAGAACTTCTGTCATGGCTCTCCTATCCTTTATTGTTCAACAATGTCGTATTGCGTGAAGCGAACATCCTTTATTTTATTTTTTGTAAGTACATTATCGTTTATTTCGTGCTTTATTTCAATCTTTATTTTTTCTTCCTGTTTTAATTCTGCCGTAGTTTTGTTCTTAAAATAGGAACGTAAAAAGTCTATTATTTCGACCTTTCTTGCAGAAAGTTCCTGAGGTGTCGACTTATCGTTATTGGTATATCCCAATGCAACATCAACTATCAAAGTTGCAGGAATTCTATCGGCCGTATGTACTTTCAAAATACCGATTGCCTGATACCATTGAAAAACATCCCTTGTTTCCCGATATTCTTCAGAAACGGGGGATATTGAATGAGATGCACCCTTCTTATCTCTTATGTTCATTGTAATAACAACAACGGTAACAATGAAAATTAGAGCAACCAATACAATAGCAACCCATTTTATCAACATGGGTATAAGACCTGCACCTCGTTTTTTGGTGTCTACAGATGAACTCATGTTTTCCTGAATATCATCGTCATCCATTAAGTCATTATCAGCCATAATTTTCTCCTTACTATCATAATCGGCACATTTCTATTTTTACTAAAAGTGTGCATCATCAAGAATAATTATATCAACCCGCCTATTATAGGCTCTGCCTTCTGCCGTATCATTCGAAAATATCGGACGTGTGTCCGCATAACCGGCTACAGAAAACCGGGATTCTTGAGCTCCAAAATCTGTAAGACTGTGCAAAATATTTATTGCTCTTGCAGATGAAAGCTCCCAATTACTTTTCCATACATCAGAATCCGTTACGCCGGAATCCGTATGGCCTTCAACCCTAAATCTATGAGAAGCAAGGTCTTGAGAAGATAAAAATTGGGCGAGGTTTAAAAGTGTGTCTCTGGATTCGGCAATATTAAGCTCCGCACTTCCCGGGTAAAAGAAAACGTCCGACGCCAAACTTATTACCACTCCTCTTTCATCGCTTGTAACCGCAATTTTATTTGTTTTAATTTCGGGAGCAAAAAGAGAAACGGCTTTTTTTAAGGCCGTCGCAAGCATCTTTCCTTTTTCCATTGAAGGCAGGGAGCTTATGGTGTTTCCAAGGTCTGAAAGTCTGCCGGCAGAAACGGAAAGACCGCCTCCCGTCGGGTCACCGCTTATTGACGCAGAAAGAGCCAAGAGTTGAGTTACATCAATCTCAGACGGCTCAAAAAGCATTACGAAGAAGCAAAGCATGAGAGTAACCATATCTGCATAAGTGGTAAGCCATCCGCTTCCTGCGGCGCCCGCTCCGTGTTTCTTTTTCCTCGCCATTTTAATCCTTTAGGACTTCCGCCTCAATTGCTTTTCTATCGGAAGGAGTCAAATATGTAACAAGTCTTTGAGCCAAAATTCTTGGGTTATCTCCGGCTTGAATTCCCAAAACTCCTTCTATAATCATTTCCTTTGATTTTACTTCCATATTATTTTGATATATAAGTTTTGTTGCTATAGGAACCAATAACCAGTTTTGCATAAGTGAACCGTAAAAGGTGGTAACAAGAGCCGTAGCCATGTTAGGACCTAGAGCGCTTTTATCGTCCAAGTTTAACAACATACCTATAAGACCAATAACCGTTCCCAACATACCAAAACCGGGCGCAAGAGTCGCCCAAGCATTTACCAAAGAAACCCACGTATTGTGTCTTTCTTCCATTTGGTTAAGTTCATTTTCCATAAGGGAGCGGATAGCTTCACCGTCTATACCGTCAACTACGTTACGCAAACCGGAACGCATAAAGGGATCTTCAAAATCTTCGATTTCTTCTTCCAATGCAAGAAGACCCGCACGGCGGCTTTTTTCGGAAAGAGCTACGAAGCGTTGAACCAGAGCTTTTTCGCCGTAATCGGTTACTTTAAAAACCCTTCCTACAACTTTAAAAATTCCTATTGTGTAAGATAAAGGATAGGTTAAAAAAAGACACATGTAGGAGCCGCCCATTGTAATGAACATTGAAGGCAAATGAATAAGACCTCCGGCTGAACCGCCTAGGAAGGCACCAAATGCAACAACTCCTAAACCTCCGAATATTCCTATAAACGACGCTATATCCATATATTCCCCTTTTTGCTTCTTCTACAACTCATTTTTAAATACACCTATTTTACGGCGGTACGCGACTATAGCCTCCAAAATCTCTTCAGGACTTTCTTTAATCACATAGAACTTTCCTGAAAGCATTTGCAACGTAACATCAGGATTGCACTCTATCGTTTCAATTTGATGAGGATTAATCCAATATTTTGTTCCGTTTAGCCGCGTTACCTGTATCATAAATAATACCCTACATTATACCATACTATCGTTTCAAGTTCAAGACTGTTTCAAGCATTGTATCTGAAGTTTGTATTGTTTTAGCTCCTGCCTGAAAGCCTTTTTGAGTTACGATCATGTCTACAAATTGGTCGGTCAAGTCAACGTTACTCATTTCGAGGGTTCCACCGATAAAGTAGCCCTTGCCTACTGTTCCCGATGTAGAAATATTTGCAATGCCTGAGTTGTTGGACTGAACATAGGTGTTTTGTCCGGCCTTTTCAAGACCGCCCTGATTAGCAAAACCGGCCATGGCTATCTGCCCTATTTCCTGTCTTACACCGTTGGAGTAAACGCCGGTTATAATACCGCTCTGGTCTATTCTGAAGTTTTCAAGGTATCCCAGAGTATATCCGTCCTGTTCGTAAGCCTTAGTGGTGCTCTTATCGGAAAACTGAGTTATAGTATTTTTGGAAGTACCGATTTCGCCTAAATTTACGTCAAATGTGTGTCTTGTAGGAGCTCCTGCCTCATCGGGGTTTGCACCTACTACATTGTAAGAAATTTGAACCAAAACTTGTCCTGCAGGTGCTGTTACGTTTCCGGCAGTGTCGGTAACGGAGGCAAGATGTCCGTTATTGTCAAAGCGGACTATAAAATTATTTTGGACACCGTCGGTTGTTCCGATTCCTACACGGGTAGCAGTAGCTTCTGCATTTGTCGGATCAACATTTACGGTTGCCTGCCAAGCATTGACCTCTCCCGGAATTCTTGCAAAATCGATTTGAAGTTCATGGGCTTCACCGAAGCTGTCATAAACCTTAAATTCGGTAGACCATGTGGATTCCAAAATCTGAGCCCGGTTTGCTCCTTCGGGTAATTCGGGTAATCTTTTATCAAGGTTACAAGCATAGTTTACACTTGTAGTAGCCTTTGCATCAAGTTTTTGACCTATCGGAATGTTTAAATCTTCTGTCTGGCCTGAGGTATTGATTATCCTAAACCCATCGGCTTCTTCAGCCATCCAGCCCTGAACTCTCATTCCGTTTGCGGGATTTACCAAAGTTCCGTCCTTATCGATACCGAAGGCACCGGCCCTTGTATAAAAAGTTTTTTCTCCGTCTTTAAGAATAAAGAAGCCGTTTCCTTGAATTGCAAGGTCGGTGTTGACTCCCGTTGTCTGCAAGGCTCCCTGTGTAAAGATTGTGTCGATACTTGCTACCATCATACCTAAGCCGACTTCTTTAGGGTTTACACCTCCAAGTTCCTCGGTAGGACGGGCTGCACCGCTTAATTGCTGTGAAATTAAATCTTGGAAGTTTACTCTTCCTCTTTTAAAACCTGTTGTATTTACGTTAGCTACGTTATTTCCGATAACGTCCATTCTTGTTTGGTGATTTTGCATTCCGGTAACACCCGAAAATAATGATCTCATCATAATTATTGCCTCCTAATTGTTTTCTGCATAAACCGTTTTAACGGCAGACCAGTTGTACCAGTTTCCGTTTACCATAACTTCAGGATTTATACCTCGTGTTGCTGCCGAAATATATCCTGAAACTTTAGAAGAACCTAAATCAAGGTCAACTTTTTTGCCGATGGCGTTTACAGCCGATGAGCCTGTCATAAGCTCGTTTAAGGCGGCAAAATTTTTATTCATATTGGTCATCTGCTCAAGGGATGAAAATTGAGCCATTTGCCCGATAAATTGAGTATCTTCCATCGGAGATGTAGGATCTTGATGGGTGAGCTGGGCAATTAACAGCTGAAGAAATTCGTCTTTCCCAAGCTGCTGCTTAGGAACCCTTGTTTCAGCAAAATTTTGTTTGTTCAAGGTGTCAACCTGAAGGCTTAAAAGAGCCTTTTCTTCAGGACTCATCTCGGATTTAAAATCCTTCATCATT containing:
- the flgD gene encoding flagellar hook assembly protein FlgD, encoding MQVNNINRSVVNTALEQAEMMKDFKSEMSPEEKALLSLQVDTLNKQNFAETRVPKQQLGKDEFLQLLIAQLTHQDPTSPMEDTQFIGQMAQFSSLEQMTNMNKNFAALNELMTGSSAVNAIGKKVDLDLGSSKVSGYISAATRGINPEVMVNGNWYNWSAVKTVYAENN